In a genomic window of Brettanomyces nanus chromosome 1, complete sequence:
- a CDS encoding uncharacterized protein (EggNog:ENOG41) encodes MAFSKLKIAATAVDETNTNSNSNSMMSALGKNSSETSNSNDACEESSDDGLSISKLILLSKLKTSRSKTTVSCLPENDELKTVSLMVLYDYIIVRGDETADDPMRVLTCKDAQDIYRTSKLQGDEWPEIRWKLDQLLETI; translated from the coding sequence ATGGCATTTTCCAAATTAAAGATAGCTGCTACGGCTGTGGATGAAACCAATACAAACTCTAACAGCAATTCGATGATGAGTGCTTTGGGCAAGAATTCTTCTGAGACGTCGAATTCCAACGATGCTTGTGAAGAGTCCTCTGACGATGGTCTCAGTATCTCCAAATTGATTTTACTCAGCAAACTCAAAACTAGCAGATCCAAGACCACTGTCAGCTGTTTGCCAGAAAACGATGAGCTCAAAACCGTGAGCTTGATGGTGCTGTACGATTACATTATAGTTAGAGGAGACGAAACAGCGGACGATCCAATGCGCGTGTTAACATGCAAAGATGCACAAGATATTTATAGGACCTCGAAGCTTCAAGGAGATGAGTGGCCGGAAATCAGGTGGAAACTTGACCAGCTTTTAGAGACAATTTAA
- a CDS encoding uncharacterized protein (BUSCO:EOG09341BS4), which translates to MSSFFRRVSRDKDYKVSKSDLTNIRMGTPGTIGSTGTPGTTGSGISLLNAPTEVVQAVRAYIAQLPGELSFNKGDFFHVLSRPDETIIEVHDPVRNIRGNAPVSAFKFFEKPHRAAGGRTDSVGTIGTTGTTGTTGTTGTTNTSGTTGTTNTSGTAGTNGTNTSYGDPHTSQNSSTGSHSHQRGPMSFGQSELQPVPLPSARRGSSGSSLKHPAPLPSLYGVVRYNFHAERPDELEVIAGDSVILCAHHEYEWFIGKFLNKIGEPGLIPVSYVQLYDVNTKVPYTDVARNIIDNVQLPTVDEWKAIKNRHKASVRPVGPAATYDSATAAIAARQKPSQITPGVSFDSRRNQGSFPLNYSVLPGTSARLGSAASKSSATAPSTSQTSLYAQEVNLESFSSTNGKYWFLVRVVLSDDSTRCLCRYYEDFFNFHQRILTAWPQEGGKFDTKDHKERIIPFIPGPMMDVSENLCHRRMMDLDIYLGTLKQLPDYISKSVLVNSFYGLWEGDQQLSFNDVTQNSPIRPSRPPPNLIILGNSNNSGNSNNNNDSNNNAPASNESPGRPQPYFPKQRSPSKNSQSQRDRASEYEHSRQGSLASRLSGLALNHHNKRMSSASSSSSVILNNLGKTKTHSRSPTKLSIKSVHTPNSVVGGMGDSMNKLKLKFYYKDDIFAIAVPENITLTSLKRLIIPRIDECKDPQIEDKLKVIPKDVNNVDMFEYLDEDILRSDNQLRDSQSFMDKGKFLVIV; encoded by the coding sequence ATGTCATCATTCTTTCGTAGAGTATCCAGGGACAAGGATTACAAGGTTTCCAAGTCGGATCTCACAAACATCAGAATGGGGACTCCTGGAACCATTGGTAGTACTGGTACTCCAGGTACCACTGGCTCCGGTATATCTCTACTAAATGCTCCCACCGAGGTCGTTCAAGCTGTGCGGGCGTACATAGCTCAACTTCCTGGTGAACTAAGCTTCAACAAAGGTGATTTCTTTCATGTTCTGAGTCGGCCAGATGAAACTATCATCGAGGTACATGATCCTGTTCGTAACATACGGGGTAATGCTCCTGTTTCTGctttcaagttttttgaGAAACCCCATCGAGCTGCGGGTGGTCGTACTGACTCAGTAGGTACTATAGGAACTACAGGCACTACAGGTACTACAGGAACCACAGGTACTACGAATACTTCAGGTACTACAGGTACTACGAATACTTCAGGAACCGCAGGTACAAATGGTACAAATACATCCTATGGGGATCCCCATACATCACAGAATAGCTCTACAGGATCGCACTCACACCAACGTGGACCAATGAGTTTTGGCCAGTCCGAGCTGCAGCCAGTCCCACTTCCGTCCGCCAGAAGAGGCTCATCAGGCTCGTCTCTTAAACATCCTGCACCATTACCCTCACTCTATGGTGTGGTACGATACAATTTTCATGCCGAGAGACCGGACGAATTGGAAGTCATAGCAGGAGACAGCGTTATATTATGTGCTCATCACGAATACGAGTGGTTTATAGGTAAATTCCTAAACAAAATTGGAGAGCCAGGACTTATACCCGTCAGTTACGTGCAGTTATATGATGTCAATACCAAAGTGCCCTATACAGATGTTGCCAGAAACATCATAGATAACGTGCAGCTTCCAACTGTGGACGAATGGAAAGCCATTAAAAACAGGCACAAGGCCAGTGTTCGCCCTGTAGGCCCTGCTGCCACTTATGACAGTGCAACTGCTGCTATTGCTGCTCGACAGAAACCATCACAGATTACTCCCGGAGTATCTTTTGATTCACGTAGAAACCAAGGTTCCTTTCCATTGAACTATTCAGTTTTACCCGGCACTAGCGCCAGACTTGGGTCTGCTGCTTCCAAAAGCTCCGCCACTGCTCCTTCCACCAGTCAAACCTCTCTATATGCGCAAGAGGTCAATCTTGAATCTTTTTCGTCCACTAACGGCAAGTATTGGTTCCTCGTGCGGGTGGTTCTATCTGACGATTCCACAAGATGTTTATGTAGATACTATGAggacttcttcaatttccatCAGAGAATATTGACTGCATGGCCCCAAGAAGGCGGCAAGTTCGATACCAAGGATCACAAAGAACGAATTATTCCTTTCATTCCGGGGCCTATGATGGATGTCAGTGAAAACCTTTGCCATCGCCGGATGATGGATTTAGACATATATTTGGGAACTTTAAAACAATTGCCCGACTATATCTCAAAATCTGTTCTTGTCAATTCATTTTATGGTCTTTGGGAAGGTGATCAGCAGCTGTCATTTAACGACGTTACCCAGAATTCTCCAATTAGACCTTCCAGGCCCCCTCCCAATCTGATTATATTGGGtaacagcaacaacagcgGCAatagcaacaacaacaacgacAGTAATAACAATGCTCCAGCTTCCAACGAATCTCCAGGACGGCCTCAACCTTACTTTCCTAAGCAGCGCTCACCTTCTAAAAACTCTCAATCACAAAGAGATCGAGCATCTGAATATGAGCATAGCCGGCAAGGCTCTCTTGCCAGCAGACTAAGTGGATTGGCTTTGAACCATCATAACAAGCGGATgtcatctgcttcatcatcatcttctgtcATTCTCAACAACCTTGGAAAGACCAAGACACATAGTAGAAGTCCTACTAAGCTGTCTATAAAATCAGTGCATACTCCGAATTCTGTCGTGGGTGGTATGGGAGATTCAATGAACAAGCTCAAGTTAAAATTCTATTACAAAGATGATATATTTGCTATTGCTGTTCCTGAAAACATCACTTTGACCAGTCTTAAAAGACTCATTATTCCAAGAATCGACGAATGCAAGGATCCCCAGATTGAGGACAAATTAAAGGTAATCCCGAAGGATGTAAACAATGTGGATATGTTTGAATATCTTGATGAGGACATCTTAAGATCTGACAACCAGTTAAGGGATTCACAGAGTTTTATGGATAAGGGCAAGTTTTTAGTTATAGTGTAA
- a CDS encoding uncharacterized protein (EggNog:ENOG41), whose product MSFSSISSVALSRDASDISFHINDDSSPLLDDAMLTVDLVLSTQAKAIAYLTNQYRKSQWSRSQMKKSLRILNNGLNAGGKIVLSGIGKSYKIAAKIVATLNSLSVQSALLHPSEALHGDLGIIREERGDVVILVSASGNTTELINLLNYIPGNVPVILMTSSRKSQLSENPRVSSLLYAELPKRLSEKLLYGLSAPTISTTLCLTLLDATSIALAELYMNDLELRRSDLAIATLEVQLAQIQ is encoded by the coding sequence ATGTCATTTAGTTCTATATCGTCAGTGGCTCTCTCAAGAGATGCATCCGATATCTCCTTCCATATTAACGATGACTCGTCACCTCTGTTAGACGATGCTATGCTTACGGTTGACCTTGTTCTTTCGACACAGGCAAAAGCTATAGCGTACTTGACCAATCAGTATCGGAAGTCTCAGTGGTCTCGGAGCCAGATGAAAAAATCGCTTCGAATCCTGAACAATGGCTTAAATGCTGGTGGTAAGATAGTTTTATCAGGAATAGGCAAGTCATACAAGATTGCCGCCAAAATCGTCGCGACACTGAACTCGCTAAGTGTTCAGTCGGCACTATTGCATCCTTCAGAGGCCCTTCACGGTGATCTCGGTATTATTAGAGAGGAGAGAGGGGACGTTGTGATACTTGTTTCTGCCTCGGGAAATACTACagaattgatcaatctcttgaatTATATACCAGGAAACGTACCTGTGATCCTAATGACTTCCAGTCGTAAGTCTCAGCTGTCCGAAAATCCGAGGGTGTCCTCTTTGCTTTATGCAGAGCTTCCTAAAAGGCTCAGCGAGAAACTTCTGTATGGATTGAGTGCTCCTACTATCTCAACCACACTCTGTCTTACTTTATTGGATGCCACATCCATCGCATTGGCTGAATTATACATGAATGACCTCGAACTGAGAAGAAGCGATTTGGCGATCGCCACCCTGGAGGTGCAATTGGCGCAGATACAATGA